The following coding sequences are from one Mesorhizobium onobrychidis window:
- a CDS encoding 3-hydroxyacyl-CoA dehydrogenase NAD-binding domain-containing protein, with translation MSYTNFTLDIDADGIALVTWDMPGRSMNVFTEEAMLELNSIVDKVASDAAIKGAVITSGKDSFSGGADITMLQKMLATFAADKAKDLDKATKALFDNAGYMTGLFRKLETSGKPWVSAINGTCMGGAFELSLACHGRVAADSDKVRMALPEVKIGIFPGAGGTQRVPRLTDQQQALQMLTSGQTLSPQKAKSMGLIHEIAEPQKLVETAKAMIKNGLKPVAPWDEKGFKLPGGPIYSVAGANLWPPAIAILRRETYGNYPAAAAILKCVYEGLLVPFDTALRIEQRYFTEIMQTREAAAMIRSLFVSLQELNKGARRPAGAPETKFKKIGVLGAGFMGAGIAYVTARAGIPVALLDRDMEAAAKGKAHSDSLISDQVRKGRAKPEDKDRLLSLITPTADYADLAGCDLVIEAVFEDSGVKKDATEKAEAMLKPAAVFASNTSTIPITSLAKNSARPKNFIGIHFFSPVDKMMLVEIILGKKTGDKALATAIDFVRAIKKTPIVVNDTRGFYVNRCVLRYMSEAYKMLIEGVPAPMIENAAKAAGMPVGPLALTDETAIDLAQKIMKQTMRDLGENAVDPKQMALINTLVDSHGRFGRKNGKGFYDYPQKPAKKKLWPGLKDLYPQLAPEKVDYEELKQRLLVTIALEAARVMQEGIVTDPREADVGSILAFGFAPFTGGVLSYIDGIGAKKFVKIAKGLQKKYGAEFKAPKLLLDMAEKGETFYERFDPYARSEAKKAA, from the coding sequence CACCGAAGAAGCGATGCTGGAACTGAACTCCATTGTCGACAAGGTGGCGAGCGACGCGGCGATAAAGGGGGCGGTGATCACCTCCGGCAAGGATAGTTTCTCGGGCGGCGCCGACATCACCATGCTGCAAAAGATGTTGGCGACCTTCGCCGCTGACAAAGCCAAGGACCTGGACAAGGCGACCAAGGCGCTGTTCGACAACGCCGGCTATATGACCGGCCTGTTCCGCAAGCTGGAAACCTCAGGCAAGCCATGGGTGTCGGCGATCAACGGCACCTGCATGGGCGGCGCGTTCGAGCTGTCGCTCGCTTGCCATGGTCGTGTCGCGGCCGATTCCGACAAGGTCAGGATGGCGCTCCCCGAAGTGAAGATCGGCATTTTCCCAGGCGCCGGCGGCACCCAGCGCGTGCCGCGGCTAACCGACCAGCAGCAGGCGCTGCAGATGCTGACCTCCGGCCAGACGCTGTCGCCGCAGAAGGCCAAGTCGATGGGCCTGATCCACGAGATCGCCGAGCCGCAAAAGCTGGTCGAAACCGCCAAAGCCATGATCAAAAATGGCTTGAAGCCGGTGGCGCCGTGGGACGAGAAGGGCTTCAAGCTGCCCGGCGGCCCGATCTATTCGGTGGCCGGCGCCAATCTGTGGCCACCGGCAATCGCCATCCTGCGTCGCGAGACCTATGGCAACTATCCTGCCGCCGCCGCCATCCTGAAATGCGTCTATGAAGGCCTGCTGGTGCCGTTCGACACCGCTTTGCGCATCGAGCAGCGCTATTTCACCGAGATCATGCAGACAAGAGAAGCGGCGGCGATGATCCGCTCGCTGTTCGTGTCGCTGCAGGAACTGAACAAGGGTGCTCGCCGCCCGGCCGGCGCGCCGGAAACCAAGTTCAAGAAGATCGGCGTGCTCGGCGCCGGTTTCATGGGCGCCGGCATCGCCTATGTTACGGCCAGGGCCGGCATTCCGGTGGCGCTGCTCGACCGCGACATGGAAGCTGCCGCCAAGGGCAAGGCGCATTCGGACAGCCTGATCTCGGATCAGGTCAGGAAGGGCCGCGCCAAGCCGGAGGACAAGGACAGGCTGCTGTCGCTGATCACGCCGACGGCCGACTATGCCGACCTCGCAGGCTGCGACCTGGTGATCGAGGCGGTGTTCGAGGATTCGGGCGTCAAGAAGGACGCCACCGAAAAGGCGGAGGCCATGCTGAAGCCGGCGGCGGTCTTCGCCTCGAATACGTCTACCATCCCGATCACGTCGCTGGCGAAGAATTCAGCGCGGCCGAAGAATTTCATCGGCATCCATTTCTTCTCGCCGGTCGACAAGATGATGCTGGTCGAGATCATTTTGGGCAAGAAGACGGGCGACAAGGCGCTGGCCACCGCGATCGACTTCGTCCGCGCCATCAAGAAGACGCCGATCGTCGTCAACGACACGCGAGGCTTCTACGTCAACCGCTGCGTGCTGCGCTATATGTCGGAAGCCTACAAGATGCTCATCGAGGGCGTTCCGGCGCCGATGATCGAGAATGCGGCGAAGGCCGCCGGCATGCCGGTCGGTCCTCTGGCGCTCACGGACGAAACGGCGATCGACCTCGCGCAGAAGATCATGAAGCAGACCATGCGCGATCTCGGCGAAAACGCGGTCGACCCGAAGCAGATGGCGCTGATCAACACGCTGGTCGATAGTCATGGCCGCTTTGGCCGCAAGAACGGCAAGGGTTTTTACGACTATCCGCAAAAGCCTGCCAAGAAGAAGTTGTGGCCGGGTCTGAAGGATCTCTATCCGCAGTTGGCGCCTGAAAAGGTCGACTATGAGGAACTGAAGCAGCGGCTCCTGGTCACCATTGCATTGGAGGCGGCCCGGGTGATGCAGGAGGGCATCGTCACCGATCCGCGCGAAGCCGATGTCGGCTCGATCCTCGCTTTCGGCTTCGCGCCCTTTACCGGCGGCGTGCTGTCCTACATCGACGGCATCGGCGCAAAGAAATTCGTCAAGATCGCCAAGGGTCTGCAGAAGAAGTACGGCGCCGAGTTCAAGGCGCCGAAGCTCCTGCTCGACATGGCGGAAAAGGGCGAGACTTTCTACGAACGCTTCGATCCCTATGCCAGGAGCGAGGCCAAGAAGGCGGCGTGA